A section of the Neorhodopirellula lusitana genome encodes:
- a CDS encoding AI-2E family transporter: MYSVATRVCAVLLVLYAMYFARSLFVPIVTSMFAYLTLRPIVRQTRKFGVPPSVSAAAVMALLGGLLALATYLVIDPARDVIAEAPANIAIAKERLSFVIEKIEYFNRATDEMTTTDTDGVKEVNEPVPVEVKLAAWSTNLSILNGTGNLVSFLGVSGVLLYFLLATGDDLLRNVMRALPTLTARKQLIGVVENVQEGLGSYLAQVTAINIGLGVAVGLAMWGLEMPTPVLWGVMAMLLNFIPMVGALCGALVIFLVTLVNFEASYYAFIVAGVYVTLTTIEGQFITPSILGRSLEMSPVLVFLSVVTWGWMWGMMGVFLSVPILIAARMVCEQYSGMKSLAAVLGGRVEET, encoded by the coding sequence GTGTATTCCGTAGCGACTCGTGTTTGCGCGGTCCTGCTGGTTTTGTACGCGATGTACTTCGCACGATCGCTTTTCGTTCCGATCGTGACCTCGATGTTCGCCTACCTGACGCTCCGGCCCATCGTGCGGCAAACGCGAAAATTCGGCGTGCCGCCCAGTGTCAGTGCGGCGGCGGTGATGGCGTTGCTGGGTGGCCTATTGGCCCTGGCGACTTACTTGGTTATCGATCCTGCTCGGGATGTGATCGCCGAGGCCCCTGCTAATATTGCAATCGCGAAGGAACGTCTCTCGTTTGTGATCGAAAAAATCGAGTATTTCAATCGAGCGACCGACGAGATGACGACCACGGATACTGACGGAGTCAAGGAGGTTAACGAGCCTGTTCCGGTCGAGGTGAAGCTGGCGGCTTGGAGTACAAACCTTTCGATCCTGAATGGTACTGGCAACCTGGTCTCGTTCTTAGGTGTTTCGGGCGTGCTGCTCTATTTTCTATTGGCCACTGGCGACGATTTATTACGCAATGTCATGCGTGCCCTGCCAACATTGACGGCCAGAAAGCAATTGATTGGCGTTGTTGAGAATGTCCAAGAAGGGTTGGGCAGTTACCTAGCCCAAGTCACGGCGATCAATATCGGCTTAGGGGTCGCTGTCGGACTGGCGATGTGGGGGCTGGAAATGCCGACTCCCGTGCTGTGGGGAGTGATGGCAATGCTGCTCAATTTCATCCCAATGGTGGGGGCTTTGTGCGGAGCCCTGGTGATCTTTCTTGTGACGCTAGTCAACTTCGAGGCGTCTTACTACGCGTTCATCGTCGCTGGCGTTTACGTCACGCTGACTACGATCGAAGGCCAGTTCATCACACCCTCGATCCTGGGGAGGTCCCTAGAGATGAGTCCGGTGTTGGTGTTCTTGTCCGTCGTGACTTGGGGGTGGATGTGGGGCATGATGGGCGTGTTCCTTTCGGTGCCAATCTTGATTGCCGCTCGAATGGTTTGCGAGCAGTACTCTGGCATGAAGTCACTCGCCGCCGTGTTAGGTGGCCGCGTTGAAGAGACGTAG
- a CDS encoding PRC-barrel domain-containing protein — protein sequence MKRLQTSIASMTAIACLTIASAPAHADTANGKEMKPHQANSSHSMQHSEAAEGNASGSRAGDLNAGKLDEKTRGQSIRVSQLIGMDIQNPQGEGVGEINDIVLDTRTGKVRYAAVTYGGLLGVGDKLFAVPFDAFRVQTDPDDRDEFVMVLDVTQQRLEGAKGFDQENWPNFADRNFAKELDDRYGVERNRNRDRLMRGRVDVDVDRNGVDVDVD from the coding sequence ATGAAACGCCTACAGACATCGATTGCATCAATGACAGCGATCGCATGCTTGACGATCGCTTCGGCTCCGGCACACGCCGATACGGCAAATGGGAAAGAGATGAAGCCGCACCAAGCTAATTCATCGCACTCCATGCAGCACTCCGAGGCAGCCGAAGGCAATGCCAGCGGCTCTCGTGCAGGCGATCTAAACGCGGGCAAGCTGGATGAGAAGACCAGAGGTCAATCCATTCGCGTGAGCCAGCTCATCGGTATGGATATTCAGAATCCGCAAGGCGAAGGTGTCGGTGAGATCAACGACATCGTGTTGGATACTCGGACCGGGAAAGTGCGTTATGCTGCCGTTACCTACGGCGGGCTATTGGGAGTAGGCGATAAGCTTTTCGCCGTCCCGTTTGACGCCTTTCGTGTTCAGACGGATCCTGATGATCGAGATGAGTTCGTCATGGTTTTGGACGTTACGCAGCAGCGTCTTGAAGGTGCAAAAGGCTTTGATCAGGAGAACTGGCCTAACTTCGCTGACCGCAACTTCGCGAAGGAGCTTGATGACCGCTACGGCGTCGAGCGGAATCGCAATCGCGACCGTCTGATGCGGGGACGCGTCGACGTCGATGTGGATCGAAATGGCGTTGATGTCGATGTTGATTGA
- a CDS encoding DUF1559 domain-containing protein: protein MRKTYSPRSGFTLVELLVVIAIIGVLVGLLLPAVQAAREAARRMSCSNNFKQIGLGIHNYHSAYKNLPGHGIGTMDSSITAWWHGSNKSNSMRLSFLVGITPFIEQQAVWEVISNPNDFDADGTIDFPAMGPIPSNIDYKPWETNIGTFRCPSDPGFGLPSLGRTNYAACMGDVGRFITGGPWDDNKPLPNNERATQVRACHRGVFRIRTAPGKFRDILDGLANTIMAGEITTDLGDHDARTVGVDRASYVNMQSQPPNACDDMVDSQRPQFWDAGLAFDEPINVRGYRWADALAVFSGFMTASPPNKPLCTSDKGSGEGYYTASSRHQGGCHVLMGDGAVKFITDSIESGNQSGKPVVEWATSGNRVPGSASPYGLWGALGTRANKEVIDGEF from the coding sequence ATGCGAAAGACTTACTCACCCCGCTCGGGGTTTACCTTGGTCGAGCTACTCGTGGTGATTGCGATCATCGGGGTGCTCGTTGGTTTACTATTGCCGGCTGTCCAAGCCGCCCGTGAAGCGGCTCGCCGGATGAGCTGCAGCAACAACTTCAAGCAAATTGGGCTTGGTATTCACAACTACCACAGTGCGTACAAAAACTTGCCTGGGCATGGTATCGGAACGATGGATTCCTCGATCACGGCATGGTGGCACGGTTCGAACAAATCGAACTCAATGCGTTTGAGCTTTTTGGTCGGCATCACGCCATTCATTGAACAGCAAGCAGTTTGGGAAGTCATTTCCAACCCGAATGACTTTGATGCTGACGGTACTATCGATTTCCCAGCAATGGGTCCGATCCCGTCGAACATCGACTACAAACCTTGGGAAACGAACATCGGCACGTTCCGATGCCCAAGTGATCCAGGATTTGGTCTGCCTTCACTAGGTCGAACCAACTACGCGGCGTGCATGGGTGACGTCGGACGCTTCATCACCGGTGGCCCTTGGGATGACAACAAGCCACTGCCAAACAACGAAAGAGCAACACAAGTACGTGCTTGCCATCGCGGGGTTTTTCGTATCCGTACCGCACCCGGTAAGTTCCGCGACATCCTTGATGGCTTGGCCAATACCATCATGGCTGGTGAAATCACGACCGACTTGGGTGACCATGACGCTCGGACCGTCGGCGTTGACCGAGCCAGTTACGTGAACATGCAAAGCCAGCCACCCAACGCGTGTGACGACATGGTTGACTCGCAACGTCCTCAGTTCTGGGATGCCGGTCTCGCGTTTGACGAACCAATCAATGTGCGTGGCTATCGCTGGGCAGACGCGTTGGCCGTGTTCTCCGGATTCATGACTGCGAGCCCTCCAAACAAACCGCTTTGCACGTCCGACAAGGGTAGTGGCGAAGGCTATTACACAGCATCCAGTCGTCACCAAGGTGGTTGCCACGTCCTAATGGGTGATGGTGCGGTCAAGTTCATCACCGACTCGATTGAATCTGGTAACCAAAGCGGCAAGCCAGTTGTCGAATGGGCTACCAGTGGCAACCGTGTCCCTGGCTCGGCGAGCCCTTACGGTTTGTGGGGAGCACTCGGAACCCGTGCAAACAAAGAAGTGATCGACGGAGAGTTTTAG
- a CDS encoding FecR domain-containing protein, protein MNPLKQSRRVEELLQLCQEGGATADQVNELNDLLRNDIELRLVATRFLQLDSMLEDEFQVRSTATRFDAPSGTQTVPPGNASRVSHAGQERGRWFGRWKVVLAASLIGFALVYSTLLYNKNQTSLQLANDNLRPMRIQPRSEFGNVMTVTYQEGARWERDVKIGDQIDVGHLRLNAGVARLNTVYGAVIILDAREGIVNVEIKPDRSLTVHQGTVFAKAYDQAIGFALRTPTTSVVDIGTEFAVKVAPDGQSDVTVLDGAVTWLPVDRSVILGRSMLAAGRSLKFRSPSDRHGLNMVDPDEHLQELRAFTSRINSPETEDTPLVSESFDYPLGVMHRDEGGHGWTAPWCKNNKAKEAPSGVVRQGGYLVEPAWLKPSSPRYTVVSLASVSAREFAEPIDLSVDQDIFLSAVMRKRVIQVPRDDRCGGGITLRSGTDSKHFELNIDMRERLALFNGETYFGGRTLEPDNTYLLVLKLALRREAPDQLFAKAYTIDSPPAAREPTHWDVVSEPSHQDGFVDQMRLWAGATAIAAFDEIRLGTTWNSVVPIRH, encoded by the coding sequence ATGAACCCATTGAAACAAAGCCGCCGAGTCGAAGAACTGCTTCAGCTTTGCCAGGAAGGTGGAGCGACGGCGGATCAGGTCAACGAGCTCAATGACTTGTTGCGAAATGATATCGAATTGCGGTTGGTGGCCACGCGGTTCTTGCAACTGGATTCGATGTTGGAGGATGAGTTTCAGGTTCGAAGCACGGCGACTCGCTTCGACGCCCCATCGGGTACACAGACCGTTCCGCCCGGCAATGCCTCCCGTGTCTCTCATGCCGGCCAAGAGCGTGGGCGTTGGTTCGGCAGGTGGAAGGTTGTATTGGCGGCAAGCTTGATAGGCTTCGCGTTGGTCTACTCAACCTTGCTCTACAACAAGAATCAAACGTCGCTCCAACTTGCGAACGACAACTTACGTCCGATGCGGATTCAGCCCAGATCGGAATTCGGTAACGTGATGACGGTCACCTATCAGGAGGGTGCACGCTGGGAACGCGATGTCAAAATCGGCGACCAGATCGATGTAGGACATCTTCGCTTGAACGCGGGGGTGGCCCGTCTCAACACCGTTTACGGCGCGGTCATCATTCTCGATGCAAGAGAAGGGATTGTGAATGTGGAGATCAAGCCAGACCGCTCACTGACAGTTCATCAGGGAACGGTCTTCGCAAAGGCGTATGATCAAGCGATCGGCTTCGCGTTACGCACACCGACCACCAGTGTCGTCGATATCGGGACGGAATTTGCCGTTAAGGTCGCTCCGGATGGGCAAAGCGATGTCACGGTTTTAGATGGCGCAGTAACGTGGTTGCCGGTCGACCGGTCCGTGATCCTGGGACGCTCGATGCTAGCTGCCGGTCGCTCTCTGAAGTTCCGGTCTCCTTCAGATCGCCATGGCCTGAACATGGTGGATCCAGATGAACACCTTCAAGAGCTGCGAGCGTTTACTTCGCGAATCAACAGTCCAGAGACAGAAGACACGCCGCTGGTCAGTGAATCCTTCGACTATCCGTTGGGCGTCATGCATCGAGACGAGGGAGGTCATGGCTGGACGGCACCCTGGTGCAAGAATAACAAAGCCAAGGAGGCACCCAGTGGGGTCGTTCGTCAAGGTGGTTATTTGGTCGAGCCAGCGTGGCTAAAACCTAGTTCGCCACGATACACGGTTGTTTCTCTTGCTTCGGTCTCCGCCAGAGAATTTGCCGAGCCTATTGATCTCTCCGTTGATCAGGACATTTTCTTGAGCGCCGTCATGCGAAAACGGGTCATCCAAGTCCCGCGTGACGATCGATGCGGTGGCGGAATCACGCTCCGCTCAGGAACTGACTCGAAACATTTCGAACTGAACATCGATATGCGAGAACGGCTGGCCCTGTTCAATGGCGAGACGTACTTCGGGGGTCGCACTCTAGAACCCGACAACACTTATTTGCTGGTGCTGAAACTTGCATTGCGACGAGAAGCACCGGATCAACTGTTCGCGAAGGCATACACAATCGATTCACCTCCAGCGGCGCGTGAGCCGACCCACTGGGATGTAGTCAGCGAGCCTTCCCACCAAGACGGATTCGTCGATCAGATGCGGCTTTGGGCGGGTGCGACAGCGATCGCTGCGTTTGACGAAATTCGGCTGGGGACCACCTGGAACTCGGTGGTTCCCATCCGCCACTAA
- a CDS encoding CsbD family protein, protein MNWDQIQGQWKQVKGQAQQKWGDLTEDDLSVIDGKREELVGKVQEKYGCAKEEAEKQVKEFEASCNC, encoded by the coding sequence ATGAATTGGGACCAAATCCAAGGGCAATGGAAACAAGTCAAAGGCCAAGCTCAACAAAAGTGGGGCGACCTCACAGAGGATGATCTGAGCGTTATCGACGGGAAGCGTGAAGAGCTCGTTGGCAAGGTGCAAGAAAAGTATGGTTGCGCCAAAGAAGAAGCTGAAAAGCAGGTCAAAGAATTCGAAGCTAGCTGTAACTGCTAA
- a CDS encoding mechanosensitive ion channel family protein: MSRFLPFLLLFQMVVPLSAQEDASEEEEIDKNAPAATVAVDDVVDDASIEERLSQVFRAAGWFDEMSVVTDNGIVTIEGTSDSEEHSQWATNVARKTQDVIAVINKLEVKSVVDLSSSKDTVQKSLDTLWRDFLVRSPLLAAAVFLLFLTGLLAKLVGWTVSLVFQNRKMRTSLKDLILQLTFIAVWIVGLLAASVVAFPGMTPAKALTVLGLGSVAIGFAFKDIFENFFAGVLILWRYPFDRGDFISCEGVTGKVDQITIRNTMIRQLDGELAVVPNATLFKNNVDVLTDQPYRRVRLTCGVAYSEDIENARQVITEAVQSCDTIEGIRTVQVFAKEFADSSVNFEVSWWTGSKPTEMRRSRDQVVSAIKRYLDDAAIEIPFPYRTLTFKSPADAAALAGGEA; encoded by the coding sequence ATGAGTCGATTCCTCCCTTTCCTGCTTCTCTTCCAAATGGTCGTCCCATTGTCGGCCCAGGAAGACGCGAGCGAGGAAGAAGAAATAGACAAGAATGCTCCAGCGGCCACGGTCGCGGTCGACGACGTCGTGGATGACGCATCGATCGAGGAACGGCTCTCACAGGTTTTTCGAGCAGCCGGCTGGTTCGATGAGATGTCGGTGGTCACGGACAATGGCATCGTGACCATCGAAGGGACCAGCGACAGCGAAGAGCACAGTCAGTGGGCGACGAACGTTGCCCGCAAGACGCAAGACGTCATCGCGGTCATCAATAAGCTCGAAGTAAAATCGGTTGTCGACCTCTCTTCCAGCAAGGACACGGTCCAAAAAAGCCTCGATACCTTGTGGCGAGACTTCTTGGTTCGGTCCCCGTTGCTGGCCGCCGCGGTGTTCCTGCTGTTCCTGACTGGCCTTTTGGCCAAACTCGTCGGCTGGACGGTTTCGCTGGTTTTCCAGAACCGAAAAATGCGAACCAGCTTGAAGGACCTGATCCTCCAATTGACATTCATCGCTGTTTGGATTGTTGGCTTGCTAGCCGCTTCGGTGGTCGCCTTTCCCGGCATGACCCCCGCCAAGGCGTTGACGGTGCTTGGTCTGGGGTCTGTCGCGATCGGCTTCGCGTTCAAGGACATCTTCGAAAACTTTTTCGCTGGCGTGTTGATACTGTGGCGGTACCCATTTGATCGGGGAGATTTCATTTCTTGCGAGGGCGTCACCGGCAAGGTCGACCAGATCACCATTCGCAACACCATGATCCGCCAACTCGATGGAGAGCTTGCCGTGGTCCCCAACGCCACGCTGTTCAAGAACAACGTGGACGTGTTGACCGACCAACCGTACCGGCGGGTGCGCCTAACATGCGGGGTTGCCTACAGCGAAGACATTGAAAATGCTCGCCAGGTCATCACCGAAGCGGTGCAGTCGTGCGATACGATCGAGGGCATTCGCACTGTCCAGGTCTTCGCCAAAGAATTCGCAGATTCCAGCGTGAACTTCGAGGTTTCATGGTGGACAGGATCCAAGCCCACTGAAATGCGTCGCAGCCGCGATCAGGTTGTCTCCGCAATTAAACGTTACCTTGATGATGCAGCCATCGAGATTCCGTTCCCATACCGCACGCTAACGTTCAAGTCACCCGCCGATGCGGCAGCGCTGGCTGGCGGTGAAGCGTGA
- a CDS encoding sigma-70 family RNA polymerase sigma factor: protein MSNPDEVSDQFVSLLTIHQSQLKGYVYSSLGNRDDAQDVLQRTNLTLWKKAAEYRTGEPFLAWAFGVARYEVLGYLRDRNREQERVVFHSDVVAMMCDVADAEMGLWPDRQLALHQCLEELDEQTRQVFALRYAENRPLQQIAETTHKTIDAIKSLMLRSRKALRKCIEHRLASAETA, encoded by the coding sequence ATGTCGAATCCCGACGAAGTTAGCGATCAATTTGTGAGCCTACTCACCATCCACCAAAGCCAACTCAAAGGCTATGTGTATTCATCCCTTGGGAATCGAGATGACGCGCAAGATGTATTGCAACGAACGAATCTGACGCTCTGGAAGAAGGCAGCTGAGTATCGAACGGGTGAGCCGTTCCTCGCCTGGGCGTTCGGAGTCGCTCGTTACGAAGTGCTTGGATATTTGCGAGATCGAAATCGAGAGCAGGAGCGGGTGGTATTCCACTCGGACGTCGTGGCCATGATGTGTGATGTTGCGGATGCCGAGATGGGACTTTGGCCAGACCGACAACTCGCTCTTCATCAATGCCTGGAAGAATTAGACGAGCAAACGCGGCAAGTCTTCGCGCTCCGCTACGCCGAAAACCGACCACTCCAGCAAATCGCGGAAACAACTCACAAAACAATCGATGCGATCAAAAGCCTGATGCTTCGAAGTCGCAAAGCACTCCGGAAATGCATTGAGCACCGACTTGCGTCTGCGGAAACGGCGTGA
- a CDS encoding cupin domain-containing protein yields MDIPQVISKQAAETGEMGQEYLATGKQVSMRRWEQAASEFGETHCREYETVGMLISGILELDLDGQTATLGAGDSWLVPEGAPHRYRIVEAVVAIEATSPPARFNNRDEPTSGEA; encoded by the coding sequence ATGGACATCCCACAAGTAATTTCGAAGCAGGCCGCCGAAACGGGCGAGATGGGCCAGGAGTATTTGGCAACAGGGAAGCAGGTTTCGATGCGGCGATGGGAACAAGCTGCCTCCGAATTTGGCGAGACTCATTGTCGTGAGTACGAAACGGTGGGGATGCTGATCAGTGGTATCCTGGAGCTTGATCTCGATGGCCAAACCGCAACGCTCGGTGCGGGAGACTCTTGGCTAGTTCCTGAAGGCGCGCCACACCGCTACCGCATCGTGGAAGCAGTGGTTGCAATTGAAGCAACCAGTCCGCCCGCACGTTTTAATAATCGTGATGAGCCCACTTCAGGCGAGGCTTAA
- a CDS encoding DUF2254 domain-containing protein: MNALLITLWEKVRNSYWFVPTLMVLGSIGLSFLTTTIDNEIGSDWMEDISWLHANKPAGARAVLSTVAGSMITVAGVTFSMTILSISHTTSQIGPRLLNNFMGDKANQFTLGVFISTFIYCLMVLRTVRNAESPPPSGADVANLVDAFVPHIALIVGVLMAIASVGVLIFFVHHVPETIHVSNIIAGVGRGLNQRIENQFPARVGEPNEVKSNRSAKAELSDSFYDSAAKVLSTKVGYLEFIDGDALLQLASKHDLVVQVLPRSGDFVTDGTVLLVASPSDHVDESVQKDLASMFICGTQRTTTQDLRFQVNQLVEVAMRALSPGVNDPFTAISCMDWLQATLENLASRELPDAHRYDDNQELRLVVEPVTFESFASLVFDQLRPYVAADRNASLKMMEMLGSLALNVSSARDRRLLVRHACALRRQCRRSMTDTRTLNAIASRYRDVLLLMSDASTREKAGATGQWIGIATA; this comes from the coding sequence ATGAATGCACTACTGATCACACTCTGGGAGAAAGTTCGCAACAGTTATTGGTTTGTCCCAACGTTGATGGTTCTTGGTTCGATTGGGCTGTCGTTTCTAACCACGACAATCGACAACGAAATCGGTTCCGATTGGATGGAGGACATCAGCTGGCTACACGCCAATAAACCGGCTGGTGCGAGGGCAGTGCTTTCGACAGTCGCCGGTTCGATGATCACCGTCGCCGGCGTCACGTTTTCCATGACCATTCTGTCGATCTCCCACACCACGTCGCAAATTGGCCCGCGACTGTTGAACAACTTCATGGGTGACAAGGCGAATCAGTTCACGCTGGGCGTCTTCATTTCCACATTCATTTATTGCTTGATGGTCCTGCGGACGGTTCGCAACGCCGAATCCCCGCCGCCCAGTGGTGCAGACGTGGCAAACTTGGTGGATGCGTTTGTACCGCACATCGCGTTGATCGTGGGAGTGCTGATGGCGATCGCAAGCGTTGGCGTGCTGATCTTCTTCGTCCATCACGTTCCGGAGACCATTCATGTCTCCAACATCATTGCGGGTGTGGGCCGCGGATTGAATCAGCGAATCGAGAATCAGTTCCCAGCGCGTGTGGGCGAACCCAACGAGGTGAAATCCAATCGTTCCGCGAAAGCCGAACTATCGGATTCGTTTTACGATTCGGCGGCGAAGGTCCTCTCCACCAAGGTGGGTTACCTCGAATTCATCGATGGAGACGCGTTGCTACAACTCGCTTCCAAACATGATCTGGTCGTGCAAGTCTTGCCACGTTCGGGAGACTTCGTGACGGATGGGACCGTGTTGCTAGTCGCATCGCCTAGCGACCACGTCGACGAATCCGTCCAGAAAGACCTGGCCAGCATGTTCATATGCGGAACGCAGCGAACCACGACACAAGACTTGCGATTCCAAGTGAACCAGTTGGTGGAAGTTGCGATGCGAGCCTTGTCCCCGGGCGTCAACGATCCGTTTACCGCCATCAGCTGCATGGATTGGTTGCAAGCAACGCTTGAGAATCTCGCGTCGCGGGAACTGCCCGACGCCCACCGCTATGACGACAACCAGGAACTACGGTTGGTTGTCGAACCCGTCACATTTGAATCGTTTGCATCTCTCGTGTTCGACCAATTGAGGCCATACGTTGCAGCGGATCGGAACGCTTCCCTGAAGATGATGGAGATGCTCGGATCGCTTGCACTGAATGTATCGAGTGCCCGAGACCGACGTCTTCTGGTCAGGCACGCCTGTGCGCTGCGACGCCAGTGCCGCCGCTCGATGACCGATACCCGAACGCTCAACGCAATCGCAAGCCGATATCGTGATGTGCTGTTACTGATGAGCGATGCGTCAACTCGGGAAAAAGCCGGCGCAACCGGACAATGGATCGGCATCGCCACAGCCTAG
- a CDS encoding endonuclease/exonuclease/phosphatase family protein, whose translation MIHGIFVLLTALLLVGSLLSLSSHPHWFVRAWDFPRIQIMVVAIAICISHFITKIWVPSPPMVSWVIATITLGLVIWHTCRVLPFTNLTSPQAVSAKLDEGEASNSTARLRILVSNLEMENDSYQDWCKLVRAASPDVVIALEPSQQWVENTESLHPHFPHRILRPQDNWYGMMILSRLPIEKHQIRFLVQDDVPSIDATIRMDNGRKVRVIGVHPRPPEPIRDNDATARDAELVLWGEELKDETEPVLIGGDLNDVAWSQTTRLFLRTSGLLDPRRGRGLFNTFHADHWWMRFPLDHVFHSPHFTVAGIELQPHVGSDHFPILIDLQLEAEEVQEHDLMEQKPGDEEEIETRLERAKVSTETRPKQLSNQTNTVGARRFRPLSVT comes from the coding sequence ATGATTCATGGCATATTCGTTCTGCTGACCGCACTGCTATTGGTGGGTTCGCTGCTTAGCCTCAGTTCGCATCCACACTGGTTTGTACGTGCTTGGGATTTCCCGCGAATCCAGATCATGGTGGTGGCGATTGCGATCTGCATCAGCCATTTCATCACCAAGATCTGGGTTCCATCGCCGCCGATGGTCTCATGGGTCATTGCGACCATCACATTAGGATTGGTGATATGGCACACCTGCAGGGTGCTTCCCTTTACCAACCTAACGAGCCCGCAAGCCGTGTCGGCCAAATTGGACGAAGGAGAAGCGAGCAACAGCACAGCTCGCCTACGCATCCTGGTTTCCAACTTAGAAATGGAAAACGATTCCTACCAAGATTGGTGCAAGCTTGTCCGGGCCGCTAGTCCGGATGTCGTCATTGCCTTAGAGCCCAGTCAGCAATGGGTCGAGAACACGGAATCGCTGCATCCACACTTCCCGCACCGCATCCTTCGTCCACAGGACAACTGGTATGGGATGATGATCCTGTCACGATTGCCCATTGAAAAACATCAAATCCGGTTCCTTGTGCAGGACGATGTCCCTTCGATTGACGCGACAATTCGTATGGACAACGGTAGAAAAGTCAGAGTGATCGGAGTCCACCCGCGACCGCCCGAACCCATCCGCGACAACGATGCCACGGCTCGGGACGCAGAACTCGTCTTGTGGGGTGAAGAGCTGAAAGACGAAACCGAACCGGTCCTCATCGGCGGTGACTTGAACGATGTGGCCTGGTCGCAAACAACAAGGCTGTTCCTGCGGACCAGCGGATTGCTTGATCCCCGACGGGGCCGTGGCTTGTTCAATACCTTCCACGCCGATCATTGGTGGATGCGTTTCCCGCTGGATCACGTTTTCCATTCGCCACACTTCACGGTTGCTGGAATCGAATTGCAACCGCACGTGGGATCGGACCATTTCCCGATTTTGATTGATCTGCAGCTCGAAGCGGAAGAAGTCCAGGAGCACGATTTGATGGAACAAAAACCGGGAGACGAGGAAGAAATCGAGACCCGTCTTGAGCGAGCCAAAGTATCGACAGAGACTCGTCCGAAACAGCTTTCCAACCAAACCAACACAGTCGGGGCTAGGCGTTTCCGCCCGCTGTCAGTCACCTGA